In Alkalibacter saccharofermentans DSM 14828, the genomic stretch ATATCTATAGATTATAGCACAAGAGGGTTGCTAATCCTTTGCATTGTCAATAAATTAACTTAACGCGACAAAAAAAACACGACAATACATTTGTCGCTTGTTTTAACATGATTTAAATTAAAAATATCCCGGGGGAAGTAACGAGGGTTTACGGTTCGGAACGGGATACAAACGTTGGAATCCTCCGGGATCTCCAAATTGGGGGATGAATGCTTAACTATATATTACCCTTTTTCAGTCTTGCACAAACACCTATATACAAAAAATAGGACGAAGCAGTGCATGCTTCGCCCTATTTTGTTATTTTACCACTATGTTGTAAATCCTGCCCGGCACGAAAATCTCCTTGACGATCGTCTTGCCCTCAATATGGGCTTTTATGGATTCTTCCGTCATGGCAGCGGCGTTAGCCTCTGCCTGGGTGCTCTTGACAGGAATCTGAATCTTCCCTCTGACCTTGCCGTTTACCTGAACAGCCATTTCTATTACATCTTCTACTGTTTTTTCAGGATCAAAGCCAGGCCATCCCTGTTCATGCAAAACTCCACCAATGCCACACACTTCCCAGAGCTCCTCTGTGATATGGGGAGCTACAGGATTAAGCAGCAACAAAAAGTCAGAAAATTCTTTTTTGTTTATTTTACCCTTAGCATTAAATTCGTTGATCAAAGTCATAAGAGCTGCAATTGCCGTATTGAACTTAAGGTTTTCATAGTCCTCAGTAACCTTTTTAATGGTCTTGTTCATCATGACTTCATTGTCTTTAGAGTATTCATTGCCATCAACAAGTATGTTTTCGAGTTTCCATACCCTATCCAAAAAACGTCTGCAACCCTTTACCCCGTTATCAGACCAGGGCGCTGGCTTTTCGTAGTCTCCTATGAACATTATATAGGTTCTCAAAGTATCGGCACCGTACTCGCCAATGATCTCCCTTGGATTGATGACGTTGCCTCTAGATTTTGACATCTTCTCACCGTCTGCTCCTAGAATCAGCCCCTGGGCAGTACGTTTTGCATAGGGCTCATCCACCGGAACTTCGCCAATATCGTAAAGGAACCTATGCCAGAACCTGGAGTAGATAAGGTGACGGCTGACATGCTCCATGCCACCGTTGTACCAGTCGATTTGAAGCCAGTATTTAAGCTTGTCCTGAGAAGCGAACTCCTCATTATTCCTAGGATCGATGTACCTTAGGAAATACCAGCTTGATCCTGCCCACTGGGGCATGGTGTCAGTCTCCCTCTTGGCCTTTTGCCCGCATTTTGGGCATGTGGTGTTTACCCACTCCTCTATCGAAGCCAACGGAGACTCTCCGGTATCTGTCGGCTTGTAGTTCTTGACCTGAGGCAGCTTTACCGGAAGCTCATTTTCAGGCACTCCCACGATTCCACAGGTTTCGCAGTGAACCACAGGGATAGGCTCTCCCCAGTAACGCTGTCTGTTAAAGGCCCAATCCTTCATCTTATAATTTACAGTTCTCTTCCCGACACCGTGGCTTTCAAGGTGGGATATGATTTTTTCTTTAGCTTCCTTGACGTTCATACCATTTATTATGTCTGAATTCACGAGAATTCCGTTTTCAATGTCAGTAAATGCTTCCTCTAAGACATTCCCACCTTGTATGACTTCGATTATGGGAATATCAAATTTCTTTGCAAACTCCCAGTCCCTTCCGTCATGTCCGGGAACTGCCATGATGGCCCCGGTACCGTATCCCATCATAACGTAATCGGCTACCCAAAGAGGTACCAGCTCACCATTTAATGGGTTTCTGACTTTTACTCCCTTTACTTCGACGCCGCTTTTGTCCTTTGCAAGCTGAACTCTTTCAAACTCGGTCTTTTTCTTCGCCTGCTCCTGGTATTCCTTTATTTGATCCATATTGGAAATTTTTTCGCTGTATTTTTCAATCAAGGGATGCTCTGGAGCTACGACCATGAAAGTAACGCCGTACAAGGTATCCGGCCTTGTTGTAAAGACGCTTAGCTTGTCGTCGGTACCATCAATTTGAAAGTCGACCTCTGCTCCACTGGATTTACCAATCCAGTTTTCCTGCTCTAGCTTAATCCTAGGCAGAAAATCTACCTTTTCAAGACCTTCAAGCAGCTTTTCAGAATATTCCCTTATCTTAAGAAACCATACGTCCTTCTCCATCTGTACGACTTCGCTCCCACATCTGTCACACTTGCCATCCTGAGACTCCTCGTTTGCCAAAACAACCTTGCAGTCATTGCAGAAGTTTACGTAGGTTTTATTCTTGTAAGCAAGGCCTTTTTCAAAGAGCTTCAAAAATATCCACTGAGTCCACTTATAATAATTTTCATCTGTAGTATCCACTGTCCTGTCCCAATCGAAGGAATAGCCTATTTCCTTCAGCTGCTCGGTAAATACCTTGATGTTTTCATCTGTAACAAGCCTGGGATGCCTGCCCGTCTGTATTGCGTAGTTTTCAGTTGGAAGACCGAATGCATCCCAACCTATTGGAAAAAGGACATTATATCCTTCCAGTCTTCTTTTTCTTGATATTACCTCCAGGGAAGTATAAGCCCTGACATGGCCAACATGAAGACCGATCCCTGAAGGGTAAGGAAACTCCACCAGACCATAAAACTTAGGCTTATCCGAAAAATCCACAGCCTTGAAAAGTTCTTTGTCTTCCCATATCTTTTGCCACTTCGATTCGATATTTTTGTAATTGTACGACTTCATCGGTACCCTCCTAAAAAGTATAGATCATTTGTTGCAGTTCATAGTACTTGTCATGCGGCAATTATATCAATCAGAGCTTCTTGCCGTCACTCCAAAGCCTTTCAAGATCGTAGAACTGTCTTTCCTCTTCAAGAAACACGTGAACCACCACGCTGTTAAAGTCGATGAGTATCCATCTGCCTCCTTGTCGTCCCTCGTTGCTTATTGGCTCAATTCCTTCTTTAGAAGCCATTTCATCTACATGCTCTGCTATCGCCTTGACATTAACAGTTGAAGACCCGCTTGCGATTACGAACACGTCCGTCATCGGCGTAAGGTCCTTAACATCTATTATTTCAACGTCAGTTCCGTTTTTATCCTCTATCCATTCCTTGATCTTTTTTGCCAGTTCGTTAGAATTATATTCCAATGTAATTTTTCCCCTTTCCATAATAAGATGATTCCTTGCTTCTATAGTATCGGTATGAAGCACGGAATCTAATGATACAACGTACTTTATGGTATTGTCGAAGGCCTGTATCATTGCCTTGTCCAAATCCGCCATGGCGAGTTTTCTCAGCTGCTCCACCCCGTGATATTTTCTTCCCGGCTCTACGAAGTCAGCCAGGTAGATTATTTTCTCAAGCATAGTCATGCTTTTTTTCCCGGTGGTATGATACCTAATCGCCGAGAGTATCTCTTCGTCATCAACTCCGAATTTGCTTTTGGCCACGAAGCTTCCCACTGGGCCGTGCATCAACTGAGTTTCGTAATAGGTGATCTCATCTACATCCAAATCGTTTTTCTCGATGATGTCTAGCATCTTTTTCCTTGAAAAGGACTTTGCACAGTCATGGAGTATTGCCGCGATCATAGTCTTCTCCATGTCACAGCCGTATCTTTGGGCGAGCTCCATGGCAGATTCCACCACCCCCAGGGAATGGCGGTACCTTTTGTCTGACATCATCTTTTCAACTTCCAGCTTTAAAAGTTCGTAATCCATGGCAACCCTACCTGTATAGATTTTGTTGGTATATGTATTCTTCCACGTTTTCAGGAAGAAGATATTTTATGGAGTATCCGTGCTTTACTCTTGACCTGATCTCCGATGAGGATATGTCCATCTCCGGAGTGTATAGCTTAAGTATTCGAGCATGATATAGTTCCTTGAGTTCCTCAACCCTTGTGTCCAGCCTGTCTTGGTCATATCCCGGCCTGAATGTAGTCACTAGAGAAATCTTTTTAAGCACTTCCTCAGCCTGCTTCCAGGCGTCTATTTCAAAAACGATGTCTGCTCCCACAATCAGATAAAGCTCGTCCCCGGGATACGCCTTTTCAAGCTCCTTTAAGGTATCTATCGTATAAGTATACCCTTCTCGTTTGATTTCAATATCTGAAATTTCAAAATATCCGTTGCTTTCGATTCCTCTTTTTGCCAGCTCATACCTGTGAGAAGCATCAATATCCCAATCAGTTGTCTTGAAGGGATTGTTGCCAGTCGGTATGAACACCACCTTGTCAAGACCAAGGCGGTCTCTAGCTGATTCTGCTAGAAGCAGGTGTCCGTAATGTATAGGATTGAATGTCCCACCCAGTATCCCAACTTTTAACTTTTCCATCAAAACCACCTCGTATTTTATTTTTTTGCCTTTTTCGGCAATTCAATTTTAGGATCGGTATGGTTTCTCTTGTAGAGCACAAATTTATTTCCAATAGTGAAAACAACTTCTGAATCCGTAGAGTTCGCCAGCTGGTCCACTATGTCCTTTAATTCTTCCATGCAATTTTGCTGCATCTTGCCTTTAATCAGTTCCCGGCTTCTTAAAGCATCCTTTGCCTGTACGATAAGGTTCGGCGTTAGGCCGTCCTTGCCCACATGCAAAATATCCGGTTCGCCGACTGCAAGAGATTTCAAATAGCTTCTCTGCTTGCTCGTCAACATATTATTCTACCTCCATTATTTTATATAATCAAATTCTATGTCCAACAGGCGAACCGTGTCGCCTTCTTCAATGCCCAGTTTTTCAAGCTCTTCAAAGACTCCTCTTTCCTTAAGTATCTTCTGAAAATAAGAAATAGAGTCGTAATCGTCAAAGTTTACGGAAGCTATTAGTTTTTCGAGGAAATTCCCTTCAACCACATAAGCTTCATTGTCCCTGTACACATTATATCCCTTTTCGGACTTGAATTCATACAGCTTTTCTCCTTCGAGCTCATCCAAATCAAATATTGGTTCCACTTCCCCTATTTCATCCAGCAGGTTGC encodes the following:
- the leuS gene encoding leucine--tRNA ligase — protein: MKSYNYKNIESKWQKIWEDKELFKAVDFSDKPKFYGLVEFPYPSGIGLHVGHVRAYTSLEVISRKRRLEGYNVLFPIGWDAFGLPTENYAIQTGRHPRLVTDENIKVFTEQLKEIGYSFDWDRTVDTTDENYYKWTQWIFLKLFEKGLAYKNKTYVNFCNDCKVVLANEESQDGKCDRCGSEVVQMEKDVWFLKIREYSEKLLEGLEKVDFLPRIKLEQENWIGKSSGAEVDFQIDGTDDKLSVFTTRPDTLYGVTFMVVAPEHPLIEKYSEKISNMDQIKEYQEQAKKKTEFERVQLAKDKSGVEVKGVKVRNPLNGELVPLWVADYVMMGYGTGAIMAVPGHDGRDWEFAKKFDIPIIEVIQGGNVLEEAFTDIENGILVNSDIINGMNVKEAKEKIISHLESHGVGKRTVNYKMKDWAFNRQRYWGEPIPVVHCETCGIVGVPENELPVKLPQVKNYKPTDTGESPLASIEEWVNTTCPKCGQKAKRETDTMPQWAGSSWYFLRYIDPRNNEEFASQDKLKYWLQIDWYNGGMEHVSRHLIYSRFWHRFLYDIGEVPVDEPYAKRTAQGLILGADGEKMSKSRGNVINPREIIGEYGADTLRTYIMFIGDYEKPAPWSDNGVKGCRRFLDRVWKLENILVDGNEYSKDNEVMMNKTIKKVTEDYENLKFNTAIAALMTLINEFNAKGKINKKEFSDFLLLLNPVAPHITEELWEVCGIGGVLHEQGWPGFDPEKTVEDVIEMAVQVNGKVRGKIQIPVKSTQAEANAAAMTEESIKAHIEGKTIVKEIFVPGRIYNIVVK
- the nadD gene encoding nicotinate-nucleotide adenylyltransferase, which translates into the protein MEKLKVGILGGTFNPIHYGHLLLAESARDRLGLDKVVFIPTGNNPFKTTDWDIDASHRYELAKRGIESNGYFEISDIEIKREGYTYTIDTLKELEKAYPGDELYLIVGADIVFEIDAWKQAEEVLKKISLVTTFRPGYDQDRLDTRVEELKELYHARILKLYTPEMDISSSEIRSRVKHGYSIKYLLPENVEEYIYQQNLYR
- a CDS encoding YhbY family RNA-binding protein produces the protein MLTSKQRSYLKSLAVGEPDILHVGKDGLTPNLIVQAKDALRSRELIKGKMQQNCMEELKDIVDQLANSTDSEVVFTIGNKFVLYKRNHTDPKIELPKKAKK
- the yqeK gene encoding bis(5'-nucleosyl)-tetraphosphatase (symmetrical) YqeK; translation: MDYELLKLEVEKMMSDKRYRHSLGVVESAMELAQRYGCDMEKTMIAAILHDCAKSFSRKKMLDIIEKNDLDVDEITYYETQLMHGPVGSFVAKSKFGVDDEEILSAIRYHTTGKKSMTMLEKIIYLADFVEPGRKYHGVEQLRKLAMADLDKAMIQAFDNTIKYVVSLDSVLHTDTIEARNHLIMERGKITLEYNSNELAKKIKEWIEDKNGTDVEIIDVKDLTPMTDVFVIASGSSTVNVKAIAEHVDEMASKEGIEPISNEGRQGGRWILIDFNSVVVHVFLEEERQFYDLERLWSDGKKL